The window TCCAAACCACTCCAACTGAAAAATAGGTGAATTTTATGGCTTGGCTAACAATTCACCAGTGTCAACAAATCAAATATATAGAGTGCCATCTATTAACATATGCATGTGTTTAAAATCAGTCTCCCCCCGATGTCTGCAGAACTATCTTCCTTATAACTATAAGTCTGCCCTTGTGTGTGAGAGAGAGTGAGTGATTGCTTGTGTGCGTGCTAAAGAGTGTATGCCTGCGTGCGTACATGTACGAGAGAAAcgtcatttatataaaaatattaaactgtgAGAGTTGAAGATTCCAGCCATTTATCGTAGAAGTGATTATAAATTTCAATGCACGCAAACGTGACATCTGATAAAGGAGGAGGTGGTGGATCATGGCGTCTGCCTCCAGACGAAACATTACAAGTACAAGATTCAAAAATCAAAGATCCAGACTTAGACCTCGATGAGGGTCATAATTGGCGATCCATAGTATTTTCGCTATTAGTGATAAGTTTTGTTATAGCTGGTATTATAACGGCCATTTATTTATTAGGGTAAGTCAATCATTACATAACTTTAGAGTATTTCGGGAAACAATTCTACAATAATATTTCCATGTTAACAGTTACGTAGATGAATTACTTTATTGGTCGGGACGACGCATGATACTGGATGAGTATTTGCAGGGAGATCTAACGCCTTCCCGGTTGCAGCCCTCTTGGGTTACGACCAAAAAGTATGTTTTTCAATCTGACGATGGTGCTCTCTCCGTTTTAGATACTGCCACTAATACGGTTAGTACTTTGGCCACTAATCACACTCTAAGACAACTTAATGTACAGGGCTATCAATGCTCCTATGATCTGCGATATGTTCTTTTCAGACATAATGTTAAAAAGGTATAACTCACATTTAGTGTCATCTGGTAAACttactttaatagaaaattccttttaaattctcttatagatttttaaaaaatcatttactgCATTTTATACCATCTACGATGTCGAAAATGATCATCATATGCCTGTGAAATTAAAAGACTCGCCCAAGGTACAGAGAACCCGGCTGCAATATGCCTCCTGGTTGGGCAACACCACCTCTCTGGTAATCGTAGCTGATAATGATATTTACCTAAGACAATCACCAGCCGATGAAGAAGATTTACGTATAACAAATTCTGGCtatcaaaatttgatttataatggTGTACCCGACTGGCTGTACCAAGGTAAGTGTACTATTCTTACGAACAgcgatattttattaatttatttccttACAGAGGAAATATTCGACGAACCAGAAGCCATTTGGTCGTCTGCAGATGGTACTCACTTTATGTATGCCTCCTTCAATGATAGCAATGTCGGCATGATGACGTATCCTTGGCTGGCATCTGGTGCTGTTTTGACCGGCTCTGGAATGTCAGCTGGCAGTTCATTTCCTGAAACTAAAAATGTACGTTACCCAACACCGGGTACAACAAATCCAGAAGTGCAATTATGGATAGTTGATATAACAAATGCCTCAAAAATTTATCATATCCTCCTAAAACCACCACCTTCGCTAGATGGACAGTAAGTTAAAATActatatatgtaatttaaaagattttttctatttgattttttatgtcTCTAGGGATTATTATCTGACGTCAGCCGGATGGGTAACAGATGGTAATCGTCAAGTATCGGTTGTTTATATGATGAGATCGCAAAACTATAGCATAATCGCAACATGTTTTGCCGATATGAATTGGGAATGTTCGGAGGTAAGAGTCTAGACTTGATCGAAATAATAACGTCAATATTAAATGCCGCGATTCCTAGTTGATTGATTATAAGTCAGATTTATAAGATACGACGAAGTTTTTCTGAAATAGCACACGTTTTAGTATcgatcaaaatattttcataatgaaataaagCTATAACTAGAACAATTAATTCCTCGATGTATTAGTGGTCAAAGGACATCTTTTTTACATACtaaaaaaccacaatacatTGGTTTGGAAGATGTAAGTAGATCATGCTCTTTGTGCCATTCTGCACCCTCAATCTTCAAGGCAAAAGGCTATGCTATTATCTTTTGCattcagagatacaagccgatgcaaaatgatcggcggcggcgGCTTCATAACAAAAGGTATGGTTGGTTAGCGTGGTAGTTCACTGCACGCGAACTGACAAGTAGAGTCAAAGAGGCTCCGTTTTGACCGACCACTTAACTCAAATATAGCATTTATAGTATTAGATCATTAAGCGTAGACCCAGATATCTCAGCAAGGTTAGATATAAAGTAACTGCCTAGAAAACAGTTTCTCTTTACGGCCAGAACAGGGCATTTACAGAGAAGCTGGAAGACCCAATCCGATTTGGATGTCAGCTTATCACCCTGTGTCTTGTTATTATGTCCCGGTTACTTTGGTTTTTCATTAAAGGAGGGCTGGTTATTGTGGCCTCCTTACATGTGTCTAGGTTCTTCCACATATGTTTAGCCTTTTAAAGAAAGAATCTAAGGATACCGCTCTTGATAAAACCTAACGGAGTTGTTAATGAAACCGCGTTGAAATGTCAAGAGCAGATCCTGTTCTGGCAAGCTTATCTGTCTGTTAATTACCGTAGTAGTCCTTATGTTCAGGAACCCAAACAAGGATAATGTCAGAAGGAGACCCAGCCTTAACAGATCTTTCTTACATTGTCTAACTAATAGGGAAGTGGTAGTATAAGAGTTTAGTGAGAGAAGTTCAGTTTGACTGTCGGTAAAGATTCCTACAGGTTGACATTATCGCAAATATTTTAGCATGAAAGACACTACAGTTGTAGGGAAGACGGTGAGATATACTTACCCTAGCTTCTATACTAACTTACCCTAGCTTCATTTTAGAACTATCTGTAAAGATTCTGGTGGTTGGGTGTATAAATCTAAAATGGTAGACaagaggtggtgggttcgattcccacttgAGGTACTGGTTAAGGAACGCATTACAGGCCTATTAAAggcttaggtgtatttcttcggattagatgtatatacatcttcatattaaactaactaaatattttcacttaacCAGAGTGACCTAAGATTACTAACAGGTCTTTATAACGGACATTATGGTTGGTGGTATACCAAcacatttttggaaataatatgATATAAGGTAATGCAGATTCTGTGAACTGCAGCCACTATGACCTAACCAATATTCTGGTTTTCCTAATAAAGCATTCAATTTCTCACCAACTGGACTATGAGCTGAATTCtggactttataattttttagtacTAACTCTCAATAACTTCTTTAAACCACATGTATAAATTGAAttactttaaagtatttttaagtaatctactaatttaatttcattttctaatTGGTTTTTTTCAGATCCATTCTGAAAGGGCACCCGAAGACGAATGGCTTGATATACTGCCACATCCGGTATTTTCTCCAGAtggaaatagttttttaatattagcTAGTGTACAAGAATCCGGTACGGAACATTTTACCCATATAAAACATGTAACCATATCACAACAAAGAATATCTGTTATTTCTCATGGTAGATATGAGGTcagtatttaaaattatatacttttttaaaaatttaaataaaattttgttgaaatattaaagGTATTGAAAATTCTTTGCTGGGATACTGCAAatcatttagtttattatttggGTACTAAAGATAAGAAACCTGGGCAGAGGCATCTTTATACTGTAAGAGATCCCGTTAATGATGATAATAGGAAGTAAGTAACATTTAGTTTAAACGCATGCTATGCTTAtgcttacaaaattttatgggaTTTATAAAACAGATCGAAGATTTGCTACTCACAGCTGCTTATTGCCAATGCTTTAGCCACTTATATAACCTTGATTTATGTTTatagtttctttatttttagaacTGAACCAACTTGCATAACATGCGATTTGGGCGAAGCTCTTTGGAGCAGCCGTTATTATTATCTTAATTGTTCTCATTTTGATGCCTTCATAATGCCAACGTCTTC of the Lucilia cuprina isolate Lc7/37 chromosome 2, ASM2204524v1, whole genome shotgun sequence genome contains:
- the LOC111682260 gene encoding dipeptidyl peptidase 4 isoform X1; protein product: MHANVTSDKGGGGGSWRLPPDETLQVQDSKIKDPDLDLDEGHNWRSIVFSLLVISFVIAGIITAIYLLGYVDELLYWSGRRMILDEYLQGDLTPSRLQPSWVTTKKYVFQSDDGALSVLDTATNTVSTLATNHTLRQLNVQGYQCSYDLRYVLFRHNVKKIFKKSFTAFYTIYDVENDHHMPVKLKDSPKVQRTRLQYASWLGNTTSLVIVADNDIYLRQSPADEEDLRITNSGYQNLIYNGVPDWLYQEEIFDEPEAIWSSADGTHFMYASFNDSNVGMMTYPWLASGAVLTGSGMSAGSSFPETKNVRYPTPGTTNPEVQLWIVDITNASKIYHILLKPPPSLDGQDYYLTSAGWVTDGNRQVSVVYMMRSQNYSIIATCFADMNWECSEIHSERAPEDEWLDILPHPVFSPDGNSFLILASVQESGTEHFTHIKHVTISQQRISVISHGRYEVLKILCWDTANHLVYYLGTKDKKPGQRHLYTVRDPVNDDNRNFFIFRTEPTCITCDLGEALWSSRYYYLNCSHFDAFIMPTSSIATPHGISFYILECQGPGLPVSGVHLHKTHSLERILYDKRPFYIERLQKLALPTQRSFEIPLPHGSRAQVQLLLPPSWREELRDAAFPVIVEVNGRPGSESVSEKFRIDWGTYMSSRNDVIYIRLDVRGAKGQSKRSLYRHLGGVEVQDQISVLRYLLDTISFLDETRVGIWGWGYGGYVTSMVLGTQQDVFKCGIAVSPIADWLYYNSAFTERIMGLPAENYKGYVEADATQRARLIKSHAFFLIHGLADSTAPYIHGVQLAKSLTDANVLYRYQTYADEGHELNGVLEHVYSSMEHYFSECLSLDPDDTKPNLDQTIVPAE
- the LOC111682260 gene encoding prolyl endopeptidase FAP isoform X2; the encoded protein is MHANVTSDKGGGGGSWRLPPDETLQVQDSKIKDPDLDLDEGHNWRSIVFSLLVISFVIAGIITAIYLLGYVDELLYWSGRRMILDEYLQGDLTPSRLQPSWVTTKKYVFQSDDGALSVLDTATNTVSTLATNHTLRQLNVQGYQCSYDLRYVLFRHNVKKIFKKSFTAFYTIYDVENDHHMPVKLKDSPKVQRTRLQYASWLGNTTSLVIVADNDIYLRQSPADEEDLRITNSGYQNLIYNGVPDWLYQEEIFDEPEAIWSSADGTHFMYASFNDSNVGMMTYPWLASGAVLTGSGMSAGSSFPETKNVRYPTPGTTNPEVQLWIVDITNASKIYHILLKPPPSLDGQDYYLTSAGWVTDGNRQVSVVYMMRSQNYSIIATCFADMNWECSEIHSERAPEDEWLDILPHPVFSPDGNSFLILASVQESGTEHFTHIKHVTISQQRISVISHGRYEVLKILCWDTANHLVYYLGTKDKKPGQRHLYTVRDPVNDDNRKTEPTCITCDLGEALWSSRYYYLNCSHFDAFIMPTSSIATPHGISFYILECQGPGLPVSGVHLHKTHSLERILYDKRPFYIERLQKLALPTQRSFEIPLPHGSRAQVQLLLPPSWREELRDAAFPVIVEVNGRPGSESVSEKFRIDWGTYMSSRNDVIYIRLDVRGAKGQSKRSLYRHLGGVEVQDQISVLRYLLDTISFLDETRVGIWGWGYGGYVTSMVLGTQQDVFKCGIAVSPIADWLYYNSAFTERIMGLPAENYKGYVEADATQRARLIKSHAFFLIHGLADSTAPYIHGVQLAKSLTDANVLYRYQTYADEGHELNGVLEHVYSSMEHYFSECLSLDPDDTKPNLDQTIVPAE